In the Gasterosteus aculeatus chromosome X, fGasAcu3.hap1.1, whole genome shotgun sequence genome, one interval contains:
- the LOC120808661 gene encoding dnaJ homolog subfamily A member 2 gives MSNVVDTKLYDILGVSPSASENELKKAYRKLAKEYHPDKNPDAGDKFKEISFAYEVLTNPEKKELYDRYGEQGLREGGGGGPGMDDIFSHIFGGGLFGFMGGQGRGRNGGRRRGEDMVHPLKVSLEDVYNGKTTKLQLSKNVLCAACNGQGGKAGAVQKCVACRGRGMRIMIRQLAPGMVQQMQSVCTDCNGEGEVINEKDRCRKCEGHKVCKETKLLEVHVDKGMRHGQKITFSGEADQAPGVEPGDIVLVLQEKEHEEFRRDGSDLHMVQRIGLVEALCGFQMTVAHLDGRQLLVKYPPGKVIEPGSIRMVKGEGMPQYRNPFEKGDLYIKFDVQFPENNWISPEKLNELECLLPARAENPVIAADAEEVDLTEFDKSQGSGGARREAYNDSSDEEGGHHGPGVQCAHQ, from the exons ATGTCGAACGTTGTGGACACGAAGCTATACGACATCCTCGGAGTTTCACCGTCTGCCTCTGAAAATGAACTGAAGAAG GCCTACCGCAAACTGGCCAAAGAGTACCATCCTGACAAGAACCCTGATGCTGGAGACAAG tttAAAGAGATCAGTTTTGCATATGAGGTGCTGACAAACCCGGAAAAGAAGGAGCTTTATGATCGTTATGGAGAACAGGGCCTacgagagggaggaggcggtgggCCTGGCATGGACGATATCTTCTCTCACATTTTTGGCGGAGGACTGTTTGGCTTCATGGGGGGGCAGGGCAGAGGACGCAATGGaggcaggagaagaggagaagatatGGTACATCCTCTGAA AGTTTCTCTTGAAGATGTCTACAATGGCAAAACCACCAAACTGCAGCTTAGTAAGAATGTGCTGTGTGCTGCCTGTAATGG TCAAGGGGGTAAGGCAGGAGCAGTCCAGAAGTGTGTGGCATGCAGAGGACGAGGTATGAGAATCATGATTAGACAGCTGGCGCCTGGGATGGTTCAACAGATGCAGTCAGTCTGCACAGATTGCAATGGAGAAG GTGAGGTGATAAATGAGAAGGACCGCTGCAGAAAATGTGAGGGTCACAAGGTGTGCAAGGAGACTAAGCTTCTTGAGGTGCATGTGGACAAAGGCATGAGACACGGACAGAAGATCACATTCTCTGGGGAAGCTGACCAAGCACCAGGGGTCGAACCAGGAGACATAGTCCTGGTGCTGCAAGAGAAAGAACATGAG GAATTCCGCCGTGATGGCAGTGACCTTCACATGGTCCAACGTATCGGTCTGGTTGAGGCTCTGTGTGGCTTCCAGATGACCGTTGCCCACCTTGATGGACGTCAGCTGCTTGTCAAATATCCACCTGGCAAGGTCATTGAGCCAG GTTCTATTCGAATGGTGAAGGGAGAAGGAATGCCTCAGTACAGAAACCCATTTGAGAAGGGAGACCTTTACATCAAGTTTGACGTCCAATTCCCTGAAAACAACTGGATTAGCCCAGAGAAACTGAAT GAACTCGAGTGCTTACTGCCTGCTCGTGCGGAGAATCCTGTTATTGCAGCAGATGCGGAGGAAGTTGATCTTACTGAATTTGACAAGAGTCAAGGGTCAGGTGGAGCCAGGAGAGAGGCCTACAATGATAGTTCTGATGAGGAAGGGGGGCATCATGGCCCGGGGGTGCAGTGTGCACACCAATAG